One genomic window of Polyangium aurulentum includes the following:
- a CDS encoding Phenylacetic acid catabolic protein translates to MMFTHESRLDGRYRKTLVQMMAGQAYRELAAAQLFGYGLQFVPELRWLKLIVWHVREEMEHYEDVVRMYRDFTGESVEPLVQERLAQRPVPFAESWYELAMAQFLYDRGGFWQLRDYDECSFLPYRKVIRKIIEEERGHQALGEKIVVELTRTGKYEEEKQAVFEKWLRQGLLSFGRPGTEGARYAIDVGLRRRDPAAVMQDFIDDIKPAVKACGLVLPPLEKIGIEAPAGGLDLSLQGPDSVRRMAAAAQQAARSA, encoded by the coding sequence ATGATGTTCACGCATGAAAGCCGGCTCGACGGTCGGTATCGGAAGACGCTCGTGCAGATGATGGCGGGCCAGGCGTACCGAGAGCTCGCGGCGGCGCAGCTCTTCGGCTACGGGCTGCAGTTCGTCCCCGAGCTGCGCTGGCTCAAGCTCATCGTGTGGCACGTGCGCGAGGAGATGGAGCATTACGAGGACGTGGTGCGCATGTACCGCGATTTCACGGGCGAGAGCGTGGAGCCCCTCGTGCAGGAGCGCCTGGCCCAGCGCCCCGTCCCCTTCGCCGAGAGCTGGTACGAGCTCGCGATGGCGCAATTCCTCTACGACCGCGGCGGCTTCTGGCAGCTCCGCGATTACGACGAGTGCAGCTTCCTGCCGTACCGCAAGGTCATCCGGAAGATCATCGAGGAGGAGCGCGGCCACCAGGCGCTCGGCGAGAAGATCGTCGTCGAGCTGACCCGGACGGGCAAATACGAGGAGGAGAAGCAGGCCGTGTTCGAGAAATGGCTGCGCCAGGGCCTGCTCTCGTTCGGCCGGCCGGGGACCGAGGGGGCGCGCTACGCAATCGACGTGGGCCTGCGCCGGCGCGACCCGGCGGCGGTGATGCAGGACTTCATCGACGACATCAAGCCGGCGGTGAAGGCGTGCGGGCTCGTGCTGCCGCCGCTCGAGAAGATCGGGATCGAGGCGCCCGCGGGCGGGCTCGACCTGTCGCTGCAAGGGCCGGACTCGGTGCGCAGAATGGCGGCGGCGGCGCAGCAGGCGGCGAGGAGCGCGTAA
- a CDS encoding creatininase family protein, which yields MSTPRLHLAALSTDDLAEWLAAPGAKAALVPVGSVEPHGPHLPLGTDTIIGEATAERAAMALGERGTRALIGPAVPYGVTRFAEGFAGAITVSEAALAAFLRAVVDGYLATGFDHVCLVNNHLEPEHDAAVRASLAGLPEGRASVASPLTRRWARTLSAEFKSGACHAGRYETSIVLAAAPDTVDLTRAQSLPALAISLSTGIKEGKTSFRAMGIDRAYTGAPAEATAEEGRALVEQLAQMVVAEVLEGLAAARIEKSRT from the coding sequence ATGTCTACCCCTCGTCTTCACCTTGCAGCGCTCTCGACCGACGATCTGGCCGAATGGCTCGCCGCGCCCGGGGCGAAGGCGGCCCTCGTCCCGGTCGGATCGGTCGAGCCGCACGGCCCTCACCTGCCCCTCGGGACGGACACGATCATCGGGGAGGCGACGGCCGAGCGAGCTGCAATGGCGCTCGGGGAGCGCGGCACGAGGGCGCTCATCGGGCCTGCCGTCCCGTACGGCGTGACGCGATTCGCGGAGGGGTTTGCCGGGGCAATCACGGTGTCCGAGGCGGCGCTGGCGGCGTTCTTGCGGGCGGTGGTGGACGGGTATCTCGCGACGGGGTTCGATCACGTCTGCCTCGTCAACAATCACCTCGAGCCCGAGCACGACGCGGCCGTGCGGGCGTCCTTGGCGGGGCTGCCCGAGGGACGCGCGTCGGTGGCCTCGCCGCTCACGCGGCGCTGGGCGCGCACGCTCTCCGCCGAATTCAAGAGCGGCGCGTGCCACGCGGGACGGTACGAGACGTCCATCGTGCTCGCCGCCGCCCCGGACACCGTCGACCTGACGCGCGCGCAATCGTTGCCGGCGCTCGCGATCAGCCTGTCGACCGGCATCAAAGAGGGAAAGACGAGCTTTCGCGCGATGGGCATCGATCGCGCCTATACGGGCGCGCCCGCCGAGGCGACCGCGGAGGAGGGGCGCGCGCTCGTGGAGCAGCTAGCGCAAATGGTCGTGGCCGAGGTCCTGGAGGGCCTCGCCGCGGCTCGCATTGAAAAATCGAGAACGTAG
- a CDS encoding DUF2270 domain-containing protein, with translation MDVTDRDIPTALMHLYRGELGRMAIYRTRLDITTNWAVGTSAALTTFALGQPEAPHFVFGLAVFLVLVFLWMEARRYRFYELVRQRVRLLECGFYGAVLKKTPREGWADSLWESLREPHPPIGYREAVSVRLRRHYLWLVIAIYGAWVLKLWIQEHRFVDAAAIGAVPGPAVIGVAALLLTVLTGIAFSYQLPEKE, from the coding sequence ATGGACGTGACCGACCGCGACATTCCGACCGCGCTGATGCACCTCTACCGGGGCGAGCTCGGCCGCATGGCCATTTACCGGACGCGGCTCGACATCACGACGAACTGGGCCGTCGGGACCTCGGCGGCGCTGACCACGTTCGCGCTCGGGCAGCCCGAGGCGCCGCATTTCGTCTTCGGTCTGGCGGTGTTCCTGGTCCTCGTCTTTCTGTGGATGGAGGCGCGGCGCTACCGATTCTACGAGCTGGTGCGCCAGCGCGTGCGGCTCCTCGAGTGCGGGTTTTACGGAGCGGTCCTCAAAAAGACCCCGCGCGAGGGGTGGGCGGATTCTCTATGGGAGAGCCTGCGCGAGCCACACCCGCCCATCGGCTATCGCGAGGCCGTGTCGGTGCGCCTCCGGCGCCATTACCTGTGGCTCGTCATCGCGATCTACGGAGCCTGGGTGCTCAAGCTCTGGATCCAGGAGCACAGGTTCGTCGATGCCGCCGCGATCGGCGCCGTCCCCGGGCCCGCGGTGATCGGGGTGGCGGCGCTCCTGCTCACGGTGCTCACGGGGATCGCGTTTTCTTATCAGCTGCCCGAAAAGGAGTGA
- a CDS encoding HEAT repeat domain-containing protein, which yields MAPRRSAFDDKLDRLRELAALPAAQAAPELRRLLADPNTYLVNEAARITAELELPELVPDLAAAFQRILAGPASADKGCHCKNRLVESLMRLDASTPEVYLAGLKHVQMEFSVPPPVDAASTLRGLSAHALVRMDYPGAAFLVAPLLLDTEPNTRAAAADALAATGEELCGAVLHVKMLAGDSEVDVRGACYRGMLALAPRRYLPVVAAKLAEGEETAAIALGESRQPEALPVLKEALEKGGPEMQESVLLGIALLRSEAANAFLIELVAQAPEARAVGAVEALALHRHDARLVSRVREAAAPRRSRRLAKAVEEKFGREDGG from the coding sequence ATGGCCCCCCGCCGCAGCGCCTTCGACGACAAGCTCGACCGCCTCCGCGAGCTCGCCGCGCTTCCAGCCGCGCAAGCCGCGCCCGAGCTGCGTCGCTTGCTCGCCGACCCGAACACGTACCTCGTGAACGAGGCGGCGAGGATCACCGCCGAGCTCGAGCTGCCCGAGCTCGTCCCCGATCTGGCCGCCGCATTCCAGCGCATCCTCGCCGGGCCCGCCTCGGCCGACAAGGGCTGCCATTGCAAGAATCGCCTCGTCGAATCGCTCATGCGGCTCGACGCGAGCACGCCCGAGGTCTATCTCGCGGGGCTGAAGCACGTGCAGATGGAGTTTTCGGTCCCGCCGCCGGTCGACGCGGCCTCGACGCTCCGAGGGCTTTCGGCGCACGCGCTCGTGCGCATGGATTACCCGGGCGCGGCGTTCCTCGTGGCCCCGCTGCTGCTCGATACCGAGCCCAACACGCGCGCCGCGGCAGCCGACGCGCTCGCGGCCACGGGGGAGGAGCTTTGCGGCGCCGTCTTGCACGTCAAGATGCTCGCCGGCGACAGCGAGGTGGACGTGCGCGGGGCCTGTTATCGCGGCATGCTGGCGCTCGCGCCGCGGCGCTATCTGCCCGTCGTCGCAGCCAAGCTCGCGGAGGGCGAGGAAACGGCCGCGATAGCGCTCGGCGAGTCGCGGCAGCCGGAGGCGCTGCCCGTGCTGAAGGAGGCGCTCGAGAAAGGCGGCCCCGAGATGCAGGAGAGCGTGCTGCTCGGCATTGCGCTGCTCCGGTCCGAGGCGGCCAATGCCTTCCTGATCGAGCTCGTCGCGCAGGCGCCCGAGGCCAGGGCGGTCGGGGCCGTCGAGGCGCTCGCGCTGCACCGCCACGACGCGCGGCTCGTCTCGCGGGTGCGCGAGGCTGCGGCGCCGCGGCGATCGCGAAGGCTCGCGAAGGCCGTCGAGGAGAAGTTTGGCAGGGAGGACGGGGGTTAG
- the zigA gene encoding zinc metallochaperone GTPase ZigA, with protein MERLPVTVLSGFLGAGKTTLLNHILSNREGKRVAVIVNDMSEVNIDAELVRGGGAELSRTEERLVEMTNGCICCTLREDLFVEVARLAREGRFDYLLVESTGISEPLPVAETFAFEDETGARLFDLARLDTMVTVVDAFNFSKDFAAAEDLAERGLAAGEGDDRSVVDLLVDQVEFCDVIVLNKLDLVSADERANLEAILRRLNPRAHIVPASFGRVPLGEIMGTGRFDFDAARNAPGWLAELRGEHVPETEQYGLGSFVYRARRPFHPARFSQLIHEEWPGVIRSKGFFWLATRPAWVAEWSQAGGACRFGVIGRWWAEAEREEWPEDQRDRIEQAWDPEHGDRRQEIVVIGTAEREALRPRLDACLLTDEEMALGRAGWSALEDPFPPWDLPERNEDEGSAGDPRVASMWARTEGGSEHLH; from the coding sequence ATGGAGCGACTGCCCGTCACGGTTTTGTCCGGCTTCCTCGGGGCCGGGAAGACCACCCTGCTGAACCACATCCTCTCGAACCGCGAGGGAAAGCGCGTCGCGGTCATCGTCAACGACATGAGCGAGGTCAACATCGACGCCGAGCTCGTCCGCGGCGGCGGGGCGGAGCTGAGCCGCACCGAGGAGCGGCTCGTGGAGATGACGAACGGTTGCATCTGCTGCACGCTGCGCGAGGACCTGTTCGTGGAAGTCGCGCGCCTCGCCCGCGAGGGGCGCTTCGATTACCTGCTCGTCGAGTCGACGGGCATCTCCGAGCCCTTGCCCGTGGCCGAGACCTTCGCCTTCGAGGACGAGACCGGCGCTCGTCTCTTCGATCTGGCGCGGCTCGACACCATGGTGACCGTGGTCGACGCATTCAACTTCTCGAAGGACTTCGCAGCCGCGGAAGACCTCGCCGAGCGAGGGCTCGCGGCGGGCGAGGGGGACGACCGGAGCGTGGTCGATCTGCTCGTCGATCAGGTGGAGTTCTGCGACGTGATCGTCCTCAACAAGCTCGACCTCGTCTCCGCCGACGAGCGCGCGAATCTGGAGGCGATCCTGCGGCGCCTCAACCCGCGGGCGCACATCGTGCCGGCCTCGTTCGGGCGCGTGCCGCTCGGGGAGATCATGGGCACGGGGCGATTCGATTTCGACGCCGCCCGAAACGCGCCGGGCTGGCTCGCCGAGCTGCGCGGCGAGCACGTGCCGGAGACCGAGCAATACGGCCTCGGCAGCTTCGTCTACCGGGCGCGGAGGCCATTTCACCCGGCCCGTTTCTCGCAGCTCATCCACGAGGAATGGCCCGGCGTCATCCGGTCGAAGGGCTTTTTCTGGCTCGCCACGCGGCCCGCGTGGGTGGCCGAGTGGTCGCAGGCGGGCGGCGCGTGCCGGTTCGGGGTGATCGGGCGCTGGTGGGCGGAGGCCGAGCGCGAGGAATGGCCCGAGGATCAGCGCGATCGCATCGAACAGGCGTGGGATCCCGAGCACGGCGACCGGCGGCAAGAGATCGTGGTGATCGGCACCGCAGAGCGCGAGGCTTTGCGGCCCCGGCTCGACGCGTGCCTTCTCACGGACGAGGAAATGGCGCTCGGGCGTGCCGGTTGGAGCGCGCTCGAGGATCCATTCCCGCCCTGGGATTTGCCCGAAAGGAACGAGGACGAGGGCTCGGCCGGGGATCCTCGCGTCGCGTCGATGTGGGCGCGGACCGAGGGCGGGAGCGAGCACTTGCATTGA
- a CDS encoding DUF4215 domain-containing protein — protein sequence MPKHPLGRIAPLIALLWALLVIALVPRSARAATTIAGGNIINQTWTPAGSPYIVQGDATVPSGATLTIQAGTEVQFASTDGLGSGLDPSEVELTIRGTLNVQGTVASPVTFKSQSGAGASAWHGVVVDTATASISTANLTVQNAYYGFYITDGTHTLNGITAHTNAYGVYFDKKGGGSVVNSIVRNNTSNGIEQSAFNNSSTSVSVTNSTVYGNSSYGIATYADTGSTAAMTVKNCVVTNNSTGIYRGVGYGTTTVGVTYSDVWGNSSNYANASGGAGTFSSNPLYVTAPSNLRLTSNSPARFASDSGGDIGALPYTNNATSGLLGVLWTNTTLTLAGSPYTATGDLTVAPGVTLTIEPGVVVKFSTADAMLSGLDTADGELVVKGTLKAGGTVAQPVTIGSTGAGAQQWYGVQLLATSKNNVFNNAIITNAVYGIWVPDGIQAIDGATLHTNYYGIYFEAKGGGSVTNSIVRNNTSNGIEVSAANNSSTSVSVTNSTVYGNSSYGIATYADTGSTAAMTVKNCIVTNNSTGIYRGVGYGTTTVGVTYSDVWGNSSNYANASGGAGTFSSNPLYVTAPSNLRLTSNSPARFASDLGGDIGALAYSGDPTVGLLGVLWTDTTLNLAGSPYTATGDLTVAPGVTLTLSPGVVVKFSTADAMLSGLDTADGELVVKGTLKAGGTVAQPVTIGSTGAGAQQWYGVQLLATSKNNVFNNAIITNAVYGIWVPDGIQAIDGATLHTNYYGIYFEAKGGGSVTNSIIRNNTSNGIEVSAANNSSTSVSVTNSTVYGNSSYGIATYADTGSTAAMTVKNCIVTNNSTGVYRGVGYGMTTVGVTYSDVWGNSLNYANVAAGMGSISVNPLYVSAPGNLKVQGTSQTIDTGTSVGAPTKDIEGNPRPVDGDGINGVAFDMGAYEYAIASVCGDGTLGAGEACDDGAQNGQYGKCKADCTGPGAYCGDGVKNGPEGCDDGNANNNDACLATCVAATCGDGFVQAGVEECDDANQVNTDACVGMCKDAKCGDGYTQAGAEQCDDGNTVNTDACVGTCQTAKCGDGYAQTGVEQCDDGNTSNNDACLNACLPAKCGDGHEQTGVEECDDGNASNNDACVGMCKDAKCGDGQVQTGVETCDDGNMNNNDACLNTCQAPKCGDGIVQVGVEQCDDGNASNEDACLNSCVSAKCGDGQVQVGVEQCDDGNTVSTDACLDTCQTAKCGDGVVRAGFEQCDDGNGSNNDACLNTCVPAKCGDGQVQTGVEQCDDGNATNTDACLNICVPASCGDGFVQAGVEGCDDGNASNSDACLNACVAASCGDGFVQAGVEPCDDGNGTNTDACLTGCKAASCGDGFVQTGVEACDDGNQVDTDACTNKCALPGCGDGVVGPGEACDDGNANDTDACLSTCIAASCGDGFVQTGVETCDDGNMDDTDACVSGCEAASCGDGFVHDGVEACDDGNTNDTDECNNACKLPTCGDGVVQAGEACDDGNDVDTDDCLTTCVSASCGDGFVHEGAEDCDDGNMTDGDGCDGACNSEGQGGAGGGGGQGGAGGAGGAGGGSTGEGGQGGDVSAGGAGGGVGGEDGGCGCRTAPGAGEPETGMALVALAGIALVFARRRRIAA from the coding sequence ATGCCGAAGCACCCTCTCGGGCGAATAGCGCCCCTGATCGCCCTTCTGTGGGCCCTTCTGGTGATCGCCTTGGTGCCGCGCAGCGCGCGCGCAGCCACCACGATCGCCGGCGGGAACATCATCAACCAGACGTGGACCCCCGCCGGCAGCCCTTACATCGTGCAAGGGGATGCGACCGTGCCCTCCGGGGCGACCCTCACGATCCAGGCCGGAACGGAGGTGCAGTTCGCGTCGACGGACGGCCTCGGCAGCGGCCTCGACCCGAGCGAGGTCGAGCTCACCATCCGGGGCACGCTCAATGTCCAGGGGACCGTGGCGAGCCCGGTGACGTTCAAGTCCCAGAGCGGCGCGGGCGCCAGCGCCTGGCATGGCGTCGTCGTCGATACGGCGACGGCGTCGATCTCCACGGCGAACCTGACGGTGCAGAATGCCTATTACGGCTTTTACATCACCGATGGCACGCACACGCTGAACGGCATCACCGCGCACACGAACGCCTACGGCGTGTACTTCGATAAGAAGGGTGGCGGATCGGTCGTCAACTCGATCGTCCGCAACAACACGAGCAACGGGATCGAGCAGTCTGCCTTCAACAATTCGTCCACCAGTGTGAGCGTGACGAATTCGACCGTGTACGGCAACAGCAGCTATGGCATCGCGACGTACGCGGACACGGGCTCGACGGCGGCGATGACCGTGAAGAACTGCGTCGTCACGAACAACAGCACCGGGATCTACCGCGGGGTCGGGTATGGCACGACGACGGTGGGCGTGACGTACTCGGACGTGTGGGGAAACAGCTCGAACTACGCGAACGCGTCCGGCGGTGCTGGGACCTTTTCGTCGAACCCGCTTTACGTGACCGCGCCGAGCAACCTGCGGCTGACGTCGAACTCGCCGGCTCGTTTTGCCTCGGATTCGGGTGGGGACATCGGCGCGCTGCCGTATACGAACAATGCGACGAGCGGACTGCTCGGCGTCCTGTGGACCAACACGACGCTGACCCTCGCGGGCTCGCCGTACACGGCCACCGGCGATCTCACGGTGGCGCCCGGCGTGACGCTCACGATCGAGCCCGGCGTGGTCGTGAAGTTCTCGACGGCCGATGCGATGCTCTCGGGGCTCGACACGGCCGATGGGGAGCTGGTGGTGAAGGGCACGCTGAAGGCGGGCGGGACCGTCGCGCAGCCGGTGACGATCGGGAGCACGGGTGCGGGCGCGCAACAGTGGTACGGCGTGCAGCTGCTCGCGACCTCGAAGAACAACGTCTTCAATAACGCGATCATCACGAACGCGGTGTACGGCATCTGGGTGCCCGATGGCATCCAGGCGATCGACGGAGCGACGCTGCACACGAACTACTACGGCATCTACTTCGAGGCGAAGGGCGGCGGCTCGGTCACGAACTCGATCGTCCGCAACAACACGAGCAATGGGATCGAGGTGTCTGCGGCCAACAATTCGTCCACCAGTGTGAGCGTGACGAATTCGACCGTGTACGGCAACAGCAGCTACGGCATCGCGACGTACGCGGACACGGGCTCGACGGCGGCGATGACCGTGAAGAACTGCATCGTCACGAACAACAGCACCGGGATCTACCGCGGTGTCGGGTACGGCACGACGACGGTGGGCGTCACGTACTCGGACGTGTGGGGCAACAGCTCGAACTACGCGAACGCGTCCGGCGGTGCAGGGACCTTTTCGTCGAACCCGCTTTACGTGACCGCGCCGAGCAACCTGCGGCTGACGTCGAACTCGCCGGCTCGTTTTGCCTCGGATCTGGGCGGGGACATCGGGGCGCTCGCCTATTCGGGCGACCCGACGGTGGGCCTGCTCGGCGTTCTCTGGACCGACACGACGCTGAACCTCGCGGGCTCGCCGTACACGGCCACCGGCGATCTCACGGTGGCCCCGGGCGTGACCTTGACGCTGAGCCCGGGCGTGGTCGTGAAGTTCTCGACGGCCGATGCGATGCTCTCGGGGCTCGACACGGCCGATGGGGAGCTGGTGGTGAAGGGCACGCTGAAGGCGGGCGGGACCGTCGCGCAGCCGGTGACGATCGGGAGCACGGGTGCGGGCGCGCAACAGTGGTACGGCGTGCAGCTGCTCGCGACCTCGAAGAACAACGTCTTCAATAACGCGATCATCACGAACGCGGTGTACGGCATCTGGGTGCCCGATGGCATCCAGGCGATCGACGGAGCGACGCTGCACACGAACTACTACGGCATCTACTTCGAGGCGAAGGGCGGCGGCTCGGTCACGAACTCGATCATCCGCAACAACACGAGCAACGGGATCGAGGTGTCTGCGGCCAACAATTCGTCCACCAGTGTGAGCGTGACGAATTCGACCGTGTACGGCAACAGCAGCTACGGCATCGCGACGTACGCGGACACGGGCTCGACGGCGGCGATGACCGTGAAGAACTGCATCGTCACGAACAACAGCACCGGGGTTTACCGCGGGGTCGGGTACGGCATGACGACGGTGGGCGTCACGTACTCGGACGTGTGGGGCAACAGCTTGAATTACGCCAACGTGGCCGCTGGAATGGGCTCGATCTCGGTCAACCCGCTCTATGTCTCGGCTCCGGGAAACCTCAAGGTCCAGGGGACGAGCCAGACCATCGACACGGGCACCTCGGTGGGTGCGCCGACGAAGGACATCGAGGGCAATCCCCGTCCGGTCGACGGTGACGGCATCAACGGCGTGGCGTTCGACATGGGCGCCTACGAATACGCGATCGCCTCGGTCTGCGGCGACGGCACCCTCGGCGCCGGCGAGGCGTGCGACGACGGCGCGCAGAATGGCCAGTACGGCAAGTGCAAGGCCGACTGCACGGGCCCGGGCGCCTATTGCGGCGACGGCGTCAAGAACGGCCCCGAGGGCTGCGACGACGGCAACGCGAACAACAACGACGCGTGTCTCGCGACCTGCGTGGCGGCGACGTGCGGCGACGGTTTCGTGCAGGCGGGCGTCGAGGAGTGCGACGACGCCAATCAGGTGAACACGGACGCGTGCGTCGGCATGTGCAAGGACGCCAAGTGCGGCGACGGGTACACCCAGGCCGGCGCCGAGCAATGCGACGACGGCAACACGGTGAACACGGACGCGTGCGTCGGCACCTGCCAGACCGCGAAATGCGGCGACGGCTACGCGCAGACGGGCGTCGAGCAGTGCGACGACGGCAACACGAGCAACAACGACGCGTGCTTGAATGCGTGCCTGCCGGCGAAGTGCGGCGACGGCCACGAGCAGACCGGCGTCGAGGAGTGCGACGACGGCAACGCGAGCAACAACGACGCGTGCGTCGGCATGTGCAAGGACGCCAAGTGCGGCGACGGGCAGGTGCAGACGGGCGTCGAGACCTGCGACGACGGCAACATGAACAACAACGACGCCTGCCTCAACACCTGCCAGGCGCCGAAGTGCGGCGACGGCATCGTGCAGGTCGGCGTCGAGCAGTGCGACGACGGCAACGCGAGCAACGAGGACGCTTGCCTCAATAGCTGCGTCTCTGCGAAGTGCGGCGACGGGCAGGTGCAGGTCGGCGTCGAGCAGTGCGACGACGGCAACACCGTGAGCACGGACGCGTGCCTCGACACGTGCCAGACCGCGAAATGCGGCGACGGCGTCGTGCGCGCCGGCTTCGAGCAGTGCGACGACGGCAACGGCTCGAACAACGACGCTTGCCTCAACACGTGCGTGCCCGCCAAGTGCGGCGACGGGCAGGTGCAGACGGGCGTCGAGCAATGCGATGACGGCAATGCGACGAACACCGACGCGTGCCTCAACATCTGCGTGCCGGCGAGCTGCGGTGACGGCTTCGTGCAGGCGGGCGTCGAGGGCTGCGACGACGGCAATGCATCGAACTCCGACGCTTGTCTCAACGCCTGCGTGGCGGCGAGCTGCGGCGACGGGTTCGTGCAGGCGGGCGTCGAGCCGTGCGACGACGGCAATGGTACGAACACGGACGCTTGCCTCACGGGCTGCAAGGCCGCGAGCTGCGGCGACGGCTTCGTGCAGACCGGCGTCGAGGCCTGCGACGACGGCAACCAGGTCGACACCGACGCGTGCACCAACAAGTGCGCGCTCCCCGGCTGCGGCGACGGCGTCGTCGGACCCGGCGAGGCGTGCGACGACGGCAACGCGAACGACACCGACGCTTGTCTGAGCACCTGCATCGCGGCCTCGTGCGGCGATGGCTTCGTGCAGACCGGCGTGGAGACCTGCGACGACGGCAACATGGACGACACCGACGCGTGCGTCTCCGGCTGCGAGGCCGCGAGCTGCGGCGACGGCTTCGTGCACGACGGCGTCGAGGCCTGCGACGACGGCAACACGAACGACACCGACGAATGCAACAACGCTTGCAAGCTGCCGACCTGCGGCGACGGCGTGGTGCAGGCGGGCGAGGCGTGCGATGACGGCAATGACGTCGATACGGACGATTGCCTCACCACGTGCGTCTCGGCCTCGTGCGGCGACGGCTTCGTGCACGAAGGCGCCGAGGACTGCGACGACGGCAATATGACCGACGGCGACGGCTGCGACGGCGCTTGCAACAGCGAGGGCCAGGGCGGCGCGGGCGGCGGCGGCGGCCAGGGCGGCGCTGGTGGCGCGGGCGGCGCGGGCGGCGGCTCGACGGGCGAGGGCGGCCAGGGCGGCGACGTGTCCGCGGGCGGCGCGGGCGGCGGCGTGGGCGGCGAGGACGGCGGCTGCGGCTGCCGGACGGCGCCGGGCGCAGGCGAACCCGAGACCGGCATGGCGCTCGTCGCGCTCGCTGGAATCGCGCTCGTCTTCGCGCGCAGGCGGCGGATTGCCGCGTAG
- a CDS encoding isopenicillin N synthase family dioxygenase: MTRDAAPLAAVPIIDIGPLVTGAGDPSPTASAIGRACREHGFFYVTGHGVDPALADRLTGLARQFFAMEQERKLAIAMDKGGRAWRGYFPVGGELTSGRPDLKEGLYFGAELGDDHPRVQAGVPLHGRNLFPADIPGFGLAVLEWMAAMTGLGHAVMEGIALSLGLRASYFRERLTADPTILFRIFNYPPSPTHDAQGEPLWGVGEHTDYGLLTILLQDDAGGLQVKSRARWIEAPPVPGSFVCNIGDMLDRMTGGQYRSTPHRVQNRAPRDRLSLPFFFDPSWDAQLEPIDAGQPAADDAAERWDKASVHAFSGTYGAYLLGKVSKVFPGLGRSVLPGG, encoded by the coding sequence ATGACGCGCGACGCAGCACCTCTCGCCGCCGTGCCCATCATCGACATCGGCCCGCTCGTCACGGGCGCGGGCGACCCCTCCCCGACGGCGAGCGCGATCGGCCGCGCCTGCCGCGAGCACGGCTTCTTTTACGTCACGGGACACGGCGTGGACCCGGCGCTCGCCGACCGCCTCACGGGCCTCGCGCGCCAGTTTTTCGCAATGGAACAGGAGCGCAAGCTCGCCATTGCGATGGACAAAGGCGGGCGCGCCTGGCGCGGCTATTTCCCGGTCGGTGGCGAGCTGACCTCGGGCCGGCCCGACCTCAAGGAGGGGCTCTACTTCGGCGCAGAGCTCGGGGACGACCACCCGCGCGTGCAAGCCGGGGTGCCCCTGCACGGGAGAAACCTCTTTCCCGCCGACATCCCGGGCTTCGGCCTCGCCGTGCTCGAATGGATGGCCGCGATGACCGGGCTCGGGCACGCCGTCATGGAGGGCATCGCCCTGTCGCTCGGGCTGCGCGCCTCGTATTTTCGCGAGCGCCTCACCGCCGATCCCACGATCCTTTTCCGCATCTTCAATTACCCGCCCTCGCCCACGCACGACGCGCAAGGCGAGCCCTTGTGGGGCGTTGGGGAGCACACCGATTATGGGCTGCTCACGATTCTCTTGCAGGACGACGCGGGCGGATTGCAGGTGAAATCGCGGGCGCGCTGGATCGAGGCGCCGCCGGTGCCCGGGTCGTTCGTGTGCAACATCGGCGACATGCTCGACCGGATGACCGGCGGTCAGTATCGCTCGACGCCGCACCGCGTGCAGAACCGCGCGCCGCGCGACCGGCTGAGCTTGCCGTTCTTCTTCGATCCGAGCTGGGACGCCCAGCTCGAGCCGATCGACGCGGGACAGCCCGCCGCAGACGACGCCGCCGAGCGCTGGGACAAGGCGAGCGTGCACGCGTTCTCCGGGACGTACGGAGCGTATTTGCTGGGCAAGGTGTCGAAGGTGTTCCCGGGGCTCGGGCGCTCGGTGCTGCCGGGAGGTTGA